In the Arachis ipaensis cultivar K30076 chromosome B10, Araip1.1, whole genome shotgun sequence genome, one interval contains:
- the LOC107621868 gene encoding uncharacterized protein LOC107621868, with protein sequence MNMMNTKKHNYKLSVKRATRRSRRKQRTTTTPSSTMVMMRMAKEKKKKKKKKNMKSSSKVSQKLEALKNLIPTKNNYYNHNNDRMAMMKPTDRLFQETADYIISLKTMVVILQNLIEFYGDTTTTASTTTTTTCENNENVVLL encoded by the coding sequence ATGAACATGATGAACACAAAGAAGCACAATTACAAGCTTTCTGTGAAAAGAGCCacgagaagaagtagaagaaagcaaaGAACTACAACTACCCCATCATCAACAATGGTGATGATGCGGATggcgaaggagaagaagaagaagaagaagaagaagaatatgaaGTCATCATCAAAGGTATCACAGAAGCTTGAAGCACTGAAGAATCTTATACCGACCAAGAACAACTACTACAACCACAACAACGACCGCATGGCGATGATGAAACCTACTGATCGATTGTTTCAGGAAACTGCAGATTACATCATTTCATTGAAGACAATGGTAGTGATCTTGCAGAACTTGATTGAGTTTTATGGAGACACCACCACAACCgcatcaacaacaaccacaaccACTTGTGAGAATAATGAAAATGTTGTCTTGTTATAG